The following coding sequences lie in one Pontibacter sp. G13 genomic window:
- a CDS encoding transglycosylase domain-containing protein, whose protein sequence is MDQRFTSPEHTPSHSPDSALDRDTIEPRKRGFRKARIAFFSTLLALLIGSGSYVWYICQDLPTFSEISNPQRRLSSQIISSDGIVLDNLFAKENRVQIGLNEISPYVIDALIATEDTRFFQHSGMDQWVFISILKRYIGGTTSGGSTLTMQLARNMFDKISMERSIHRKIREIVVSLQLERMLTKQEILAAYLNTVNIYGNTFGIEMAAQRLFSKPARDLNLEESATLVAMLKGQGVYHPIRHPERVTERRNLVIGLMKRHELLDLEQTKIDSVIERPLETAPPRAQHVEGIAPYFRQQVRSFAYQWCRENTKPNGEPYDLYEDGLRIYTTLDTRLQQHAENAVKNHLTKLQGQFDRHLSGYAPYDEFPDILQRMMVRSDRYKKALEAGMAKPEIIEQFNQSVEMSLFSWNGPLDTTMTPMDSLKYYARVLETGSVSIDPRTGQVKAWVGGVDFEHFKYDHVSVGKRQAGSTFKPFVYLTAIANGYSPCELALNQPVVFEPTFEGGKRWVPRNSDGKFGGKMTLRKALATSTNLVTAQLVNKFGLSSIIDHARMAGIESPLEAVPTLCLGTADLSVLELTGAYCTFANHGERIKPYFVSRIEDKQGNVIAEFVPERKQVINEHSAYLMVEMLKGVVDEPGGTAGRLRYKYQFRNEIGGKTGTTQNHADGWFIGVTQNLVTGVWVGCSDRRMRFNSMKLGQGAHTALPIWALYMQSVYGDDAMNFEPEPFEKPAGYISLLNCEDAEESMDFAVMRGQDPDASDPDADLDIFE, encoded by the coding sequence ATGGATCAACGGTTTACCTCTCCTGAACACACCCCTTCACATAGTCCCGATTCCGCATTGGATAGGGACACAATCGAACCCCGAAAACGGGGGTTCAGGAAGGCAAGAATTGCCTTCTTCTCCACTTTGCTTGCCTTGTTGATTGGCTCAGGGAGCTATGTGTGGTACATCTGCCAAGATCTCCCCACCTTCTCTGAAATCAGCAATCCCCAGCGCAGGCTTTCCAGCCAGATCATTTCTTCCGATGGAATCGTATTGGACAATCTGTTCGCCAAAGAGAATCGAGTTCAGATCGGCCTAAACGAAATCTCACCTTATGTGATCGATGCATTGATCGCAACAGAGGACACACGCTTCTTTCAGCATTCAGGCATGGATCAATGGGTCTTCATATCCATCTTGAAACGATATATTGGTGGTACCACTTCTGGAGGTAGTACCTTAACCATGCAGTTGGCGCGGAACATGTTTGACAAGATTTCCATGGAACGAAGTATCCATCGGAAAATCAGAGAAATCGTTGTCTCCCTACAATTGGAACGAATGCTCACCAAGCAGGAAATTCTGGCAGCATATCTCAACACGGTCAATATTTACGGGAATACCTTCGGCATAGAGATGGCTGCCCAACGCCTTTTCTCCAAACCAGCGAGAGACCTGAATCTAGAGGAATCTGCCACATTGGTTGCGATGCTCAAGGGACAGGGAGTCTATCACCCTATTCGCCATCCAGAGCGAGTAACCGAGCGTCGAAATCTGGTGATCGGCTTGATGAAGCGCCATGAGCTTCTGGATTTGGAGCAAACTAAGATTGACAGCGTCATTGAAAGACCGCTAGAAACCGCTCCCCCAAGAGCCCAGCATGTGGAAGGCATTGCACCGTATTTTCGCCAGCAAGTCAGATCATTTGCCTACCAATGGTGCCGTGAAAACACCAAACCCAATGGAGAACCCTACGATCTGTATGAAGATGGGCTGCGCATTTACACCACTTTGGACACGCGTCTTCAGCAACACGCAGAAAATGCGGTAAAGAATCATCTCACCAAGCTCCAAGGTCAATTCGATCGCCATCTCAGTGGATACGCTCCTTATGATGAGTTTCCCGATATTCTACAGCGAATGATGGTCCGGTCAGATCGCTACAAAAAGGCGCTGGAAGCAGGAATGGCCAAACCTGAGATCATCGAGCAATTTAACCAGTCGGTTGAGATGTCTCTATTTTCATGGAATGGTCCATTGGACACGACCATGACTCCCATGGACTCCCTGAAATATTACGCTAGGGTATTGGAAACAGGCTCTGTGTCCATTGATCCAAGAACTGGTCAAGTGAAAGCCTGGGTTGGAGGAGTTGACTTCGAGCATTTCAAATATGACCATGTTTCTGTAGGAAAAAGGCAAGCAGGATCTACCTTCAAGCCTTTTGTATATCTGACCGCCATCGCCAATGGATATTCTCCCTGTGAATTGGCACTGAATCAACCGGTCGTATTCGAGCCGACTTTTGAAGGTGGCAAGCGCTGGGTTCCGAGGAATTCGGATGGGAAATTCGGTGGAAAAATGACCCTGAGAAAAGCGTTGGCTACTTCCACGAATTTGGTGACTGCCCAGCTTGTCAACAAGTTCGGCTTGTCCAGCATCATCGACCATGCCCGAATGGCAGGAATTGAATCGCCTCTAGAAGCTGTACCCACGCTTTGTCTGGGAACTGCGGATCTGTCGGTACTGGAATTGACGGGCGCTTACTGCACTTTCGCCAATCATGGAGAAAGAATCAAACCCTATTTTGTTTCCCGCATCGAGGACAAACAAGGCAATGTCATCGCCGAATTTGTTCCTGAGCGCAAACAAGTCATCAATGAGCATAGTGCCTACCTGATGGTAGAAATGCTCAAAGGAGTGGTTGATGAGCCTGGAGGGACAGCAGGACGCCTGCGTTACAAATATCAATTCAGGAACGAAATCGGCGGCAAAACCGGGACCACTCAAAATCACGCCGATGGGTGGTTCATTGGGGTCACTCAAAATCTCGTCACGGGAGTTTGGGTGGGTTGCTCTGATCGAAGAATGCGTTTCAATAGCATGAAACTGGGGCAAGGAGCACATACCGCCCTACCGATTTGGGCTTTGTACATGCAATCCGTGTATGGGGATGATGCGATGAATTTTGAGCCAGAACCTTTCGAAAAACCCGCGGGATATATTAGTTTGCTTAATTGCGAGGATGCAGAGGAAAGCATGGATTTTGCCGTCATGCGGGGCCAAGATCCAGATGCTTCTGACCCAGATGCAGACTTGGATATCTTCGAATGA
- the uvrC gene encoding excinuclease ABC subunit UvrC, whose protein sequence is MPHREDVLEKVKSLPKTPGVYRFFNQSGKIIYIGKAKNLKSRVSSYFANSRPHSYRIRKMVGMIHDLEYTVVHSEAEALLLENNLIKSHQPKYNILLKDGKTYPYICIKNERFPRVFSTRTKIDDGSTYFGPYPSVAAMRAILDLIRSMVKLRTCNYYLSESNIQARKFKRCLEYQIGNCLAPCEGLQSEADYMQGIDQIKHILKGNLGPVIRKLEGDMMSAAENYEFEKAEYLKRRVQKVKDHKRKSTVVSEKISNLEVLTVEVEETLAVVNHFQVQEGAIISTHAWEYKLKHQEEPEEIIGATLEQLFSDEEIHHEIVSNVQIPAEFLPEEAKVHVPQRGDKKHLVDLSLKNCQTLLTEKLYKQNFKVRQTPGERMVEALQVALNMKTPPNHIECFDNSNFQGASPVASMVVFKQGKASKRDYRHFNIKTVEGPNDFASMEEIVHRRYKRLLDEQQPLPDLIVIDGGKGQLTSAAMAMEELDLLGKIPVIGIAKRLEEIYRVGDPIPLHIDKKNAGLHLIQQIRNEAHRFAITFHRNKRSNAANQRSKLTSIKGIGEAAEQDIIRKFKSIKKLKAASHEERVAKIGAHKAKIIQAAIESGEL, encoded by the coding sequence ATGCCCCATCGAGAGGACGTTCTTGAGAAAGTGAAAAGCCTCCCCAAAACTCCGGGAGTCTACCGGTTTTTCAACCAATCTGGTAAAATCATTTACATCGGCAAAGCCAAGAATCTCAAGAGTAGAGTTTCTTCTTATTTCGCCAATTCCCGACCGCACAGCTATCGGATCAGGAAAATGGTCGGAATGATTCATGATCTGGAGTACACAGTGGTCCATAGCGAGGCCGAAGCACTTTTGCTCGAAAACAACCTCATCAAATCCCACCAACCCAAATACAACATCCTCCTCAAGGACGGGAAGACCTATCCGTACATCTGTATCAAAAATGAACGCTTCCCAAGGGTATTCTCAACGCGTACTAAAATAGATGATGGCTCCACCTATTTTGGTCCATATCCAAGTGTTGCTGCCATGCGAGCGATTCTGGACCTGATCCGGTCCATGGTGAAACTCCGGACGTGCAACTACTATCTTTCCGAATCGAATATTCAAGCCAGAAAATTCAAGCGCTGCCTCGAATATCAAATTGGCAACTGTCTTGCTCCCTGTGAAGGCCTGCAATCAGAAGCCGACTATATGCAGGGCATCGACCAGATCAAGCATATTCTCAAAGGCAATCTGGGACCTGTCATCCGGAAACTGGAAGGCGACATGATGTCAGCAGCTGAGAATTACGAGTTCGAAAAAGCTGAATATTTGAAGCGAAGGGTCCAAAAAGTTAAGGATCACAAACGCAAGAGTACCGTCGTCTCTGAGAAAATTTCAAACCTAGAGGTATTGACTGTTGAAGTTGAGGAGACCTTGGCTGTCGTGAATCATTTTCAGGTTCAGGAAGGAGCGATTATTTCCACCCACGCTTGGGAATACAAGCTCAAGCATCAGGAGGAACCCGAAGAAATCATCGGTGCAACCTTGGAACAGCTGTTTTCGGACGAAGAGATACATCACGAGATCGTGTCCAATGTTCAAATTCCAGCTGAATTTCTGCCCGAGGAGGCAAAGGTGCATGTTCCCCAACGCGGCGACAAAAAACACCTGGTTGACCTTTCCTTGAAAAATTGCCAGACGTTGTTGACCGAAAAGCTTTACAAGCAGAATTTCAAGGTTCGCCAAACGCCGGGCGAACGAATGGTGGAAGCACTTCAGGTAGCTCTCAATATGAAAACCCCTCCCAATCATATCGAGTGTTTTGACAATTCCAATTTTCAGGGAGCTTCGCCTGTCGCCTCGATGGTGGTTTTCAAGCAAGGGAAAGCCTCCAAGCGCGACTATCGACATTTCAATATCAAGACTGTAGAAGGACCGAATGACTTTGCTTCGATGGAAGAGATCGTTCATCGGAGATACAAGCGATTGCTGGATGAGCAGCAGCCCTTGCCAGATCTAATCGTGATTGACGGGGGAAAAGGGCAATTGACAAGTGCTGCCATGGCCATGGAGGAGCTCGATTTGCTCGGCAAAATTCCCGTGATCGGCATCGCCAAACGATTGGAAGAGATCTATCGAGTGGGCGATCCCATCCCCCTTCACATTGATAAAAAGAATGCTGGCCTTCACCTAATCCAGCAAATTCGAAATGAGGCGCACCGGTTTGCGATTACATTTCATCGAAACAAGCGCAGCAATGCCGCCAATCAACGTTCAAAGCTGACCTCAATCAAAGGAATTGGTGAAGCGGCAGAGCAGGACATTATTCGCAAATTCAAGTCAATCAAAAAGCTCAAGGCAGCAAGTCACGAAGAACGAGTCGCCAAAATCGGCGCCCACAAAGCCAAAATTATTCAGGCAGCAATCGAGTCTGGAGAGCTATAA
- a CDS encoding DinB family protein produces MPSNSLSHPAFEAFFDGLYGKNAHISPMNALDGLTTDTVSFSASNAPYTIWEIIGHIIFWQDWFEHLLKTGERRPVPHAEDGWPYEGGPKTQESLEAACTRLIKYTQDMEVQLLSPDMDLTQPKGDYATGFHVVQAAANHMSYHLGQIMLLRRMEGNYPPPSGGETW; encoded by the coding sequence GTGCCTAGCAATTCCCTTTCTCATCCCGCTTTTGAGGCATTTTTCGATGGTCTTTATGGCAAAAATGCCCATATCTCTCCGATGAACGCTTTGGATGGATTGACCACCGATACCGTTAGTTTTTCCGCTTCCAATGCTCCATACACCATTTGGGAGATCATCGGACATATCATTTTTTGGCAGGATTGGTTTGAGCATCTGCTGAAAACTGGCGAAAGGAGACCAGTTCCACATGCTGAGGATGGATGGCCTTATGAAGGTGGGCCCAAAACCCAAGAATCTCTCGAAGCGGCCTGCACCCGGCTCATCAAATATACCCAAGATATGGAGGTTCAGCTTTTGAGTCCCGACATGGACCTGACTCAACCAAAGGGAGATTATGCCACAGGGTTCCATGTCGTTCAAGCCGCAGCCAATCACATGAGTTATCACCTAGGACAAATCATGCTTTTGAGAAGGATGGAAGGCAACTATCCACCGCCTTCAGGAGGAGAGACTTGGTAG